A region from the Halomarina litorea genome encodes:
- the nth gene encoding endonuclease III, with translation MGVPLDSREAQAEEVVDRLREAYPDSTISLNYSNRLELLVAVVLSAQCTDERVNSVTEDLFETYRTPEDYANATQDELADAIYGITFHNNKGGYLQGIGERIVEEFDGEVPDTMTDLQSLPGVGRKTANVVLQHGHDIVEGIVVDTHVQRISRRLGLTEEERPEAIETDLMTTVPEDHWQQFTHLLIDHGRATCTARNPDCADCVLEDICPSSKLDSEVDLASGEPW, from the coding sequence ATGGGCGTTCCCCTCGACAGCCGTGAGGCGCAGGCAGAGGAGGTCGTCGACCGCCTCCGCGAGGCGTATCCGGACTCGACCATCTCGCTGAACTACTCGAACCGCCTCGAACTCCTCGTGGCGGTGGTCCTCTCGGCGCAGTGTACCGACGAGCGCGTGAACTCCGTGACCGAGGACCTCTTCGAGACCTACCGCACGCCGGAGGACTACGCGAACGCGACACAGGACGAACTCGCGGACGCCATCTACGGCATCACGTTCCACAACAACAAGGGCGGCTACCTGCAGGGCATCGGCGAGCGAATCGTCGAGGAGTTCGACGGCGAGGTGCCCGACACGATGACCGACCTCCAGAGCCTCCCCGGCGTGGGGCGGAAGACGGCGAACGTGGTGCTCCAGCACGGTCACGATATCGTGGAGGGCATCGTCGTGGACACGCACGTCCAGCGCATCTCCCGGCGACTCGGACTCACGGAGGAGGAACGGCCCGAGGCCATCGAGACGGACCTCATGACCACCGTCCCCGAGGATCACTGGCAGCAGTTCACCCACCTGCTCATCGACCACGGACGGGCGACCTGCACGGCCCGGAACCCCGACTGCGCCGACTGCGTGCTGGAGGACATCTGTCCCTCCTCGAAACTCGACAGCGAGGTCGACCTCGCCAGCGGCGAGCCGTGGTGA
- a CDS encoding DUF7321 family protein, protein MFGLSDGQIATLVAGAVTLSFPLFLYGAWIMIDAEEVTWDVLTYHLKFIVTGLTLTTVPVVFWMAPRLFDQLSGLAAIHAFFGLQAYAMLGFGGTGIVRIFRAKWEHDLYHDYDEDVLLDEIGDENMRFWRRRLRVGVFGYVFFWLLAYVIGIGRYVSKYDVLF, encoded by the coding sequence ATGTTCGGGCTGAGCGACGGACAGATCGCGACGCTCGTCGCCGGGGCGGTGACCCTCTCGTTCCCCCTCTTCCTCTACGGCGCGTGGATCATGATCGACGCCGAGGAGGTGACGTGGGACGTCCTCACCTACCACCTCAAGTTCATCGTCACCGGCCTGACGCTCACGACGGTCCCCGTCGTGTTCTGGATGGCCCCTCGACTGTTTGACCAGTTGAGCGGCCTCGCCGCCATCCACGCCTTCTTCGGCCTGCAGGCGTACGCCATGCTCGGCTTCGGCGGGACCGGCATCGTCCGCATCTTCCGGGCGAAGTGGGAACACGACCTCTACCACGACTACGACGAGGACGTCCTCCTCGACGAAATCGGCGACGAGAACATGCGCTTCTGGCGGCGACGACTCCGGGTCGGCGTCTTCGGCTACGTCTTCTTCTGGCTCCTGGCCTACGTCATCGGCATCGGACGGTACGTCAGCAAGTACGACGTGCTGTTCTGA